The Musa acuminata AAA Group cultivar baxijiao chromosome BXJ1-3, Cavendish_Baxijiao_AAA, whole genome shotgun sequence genome window below encodes:
- the LOC135632332 gene encoding uncharacterized protein LOC135632332 produces MQKSNVPNPAKAEQSYPRFSLSSLGFGPPAPSKDPLPPPPPAVEVLPCEEESSEPKSKVEPIVIDDGLTLLKGRVSTFDVFGVANSDLVPGKYEGGLKLWEGSLDLVKKLHSEIEEGVLMLRGKRVLELGCGHGLPGIFAGLMGAAVIHFQDFNAEVLRSLTIPNVTVNLKKELNQQQPLLTSKTSTSITADVRFFAGDWNEIHQLLPYVCSADQRKATNGGLEEKSCDGYDVILMAETVYALSSLHCLYELIKRCMHRPSGVVYMAGKKHYFGVGGGTRQFVNLVEEDGILTACLLAEVADGSSNVREVWKFMFK; encoded by the exons ATGCAGAAGAGCAACGTCCCGAACCCCGCCAAGGCGGAG CAATCGTACCCTCGCTTCTCTCTTTCCAGCCTTGGATTTGGGCCACCCGCTCCTTCCAAGGACCCCCTTCCTCCACCGCCACCTGCCGTGGAAGTGCTCCCCTGCGAGGAG GAATCGTCGGAGCCGAAATCGAAGGTAGAGCCTATCGTCATCGACGACggccttacccttcttaag GGAAGAGTTAGCACTTTTGATGTGTTCGGGGTGGCCAACTCGGATTTGGTCCCAGGAAAGTATGAAG GGGGGCTGAAGCTGTGGGAAGGCTCACTTGACCTTGTCAAAAAATTGCATTCGGAGATTGAAGAAGGCGTGCTGATGCTCCGTGGAAAGCGAGTTTTAGAG CTTGGATGTGGACATGGCCTACCAGGGATCTTTGCAGGCCTCATG GGTGCAGCAGTTATCCACTTCCAAGATTTCAATGCTGAGGTGCTTCGTAGTCTAACCATACCAAATGTGACAGTGAACCTAAAGAAAGAGTTGAACCAACAACAGCCACTGCTTACAAGCAAGACATCAACCAGCATCACCGCTGACGTTCGTTTTTTTGCTGGTGATTGGAATGAAATTCATCAGCTGCTCCCCTATGTTTGTAGTGCTGACCAACGAAAAGCAACAAATGGTGGTTTAGAGGAAAAGTCATGTGATGGTTATGATGTTATTCTGATGGCAGAAACTGTGTATGCACTGTCCTCCCTTCATTGTCTTTATGAGCTTATTAAAAGG TGCATGCACCGCCCATCTGGAGTTGTCTATATGGCAGGAAAGAAACACTATTTTGGTGTTGGTGGTGGTACAAGACAATTTGTAAATCTGGTCGAAGAAGATG GTATATTGACCGCCTGTTTGCTTGCTGAAGTTGCTGATGGCTCCTCAAATGTACGGGAAGTGTGGAAATTCATGTTCAAATAG
- the LOC103978735 gene encoding uncharacterized protein LOC103978735: MARKRKTEATRLDEVDRTLYSTFCSAANSLSQLYTQAMNQQKISFQAGERHALEKLYEWILRKHEEGGRVTVADIVTHMQSEMDYAGEDALVSPRSPFQHQSTMHVTNSGIQPTSGIFGQPTVGLAPRSGHSDQAKNSVFSNALSSPVRRSLQPYHFAQGGGFYGNGVLPSGNAESRNHHDPNENRGTNSLGSNDSSMDIHTDSRPHESY, encoded by the exons ATGGCGAGGAAGCGGAAAACGGAGGCGACGCGACTCGATGAGGTGGATCGCACGCTGTATTCGACCTTCTGCAGCGCGGCCAACTCGCTCTCACAGCTGTACACGCAGGCCATGAACCAGCAGAAGATATCCTTCCAGGCCGGGGAGCGCCATGCCCTG GAGAAGCTTTATGAATGGATCTTGAGAAAACACGAGGAAGGGGGACGGGTTACAGTTGCTGATATAGTTACCCATATGCAG AGTGAGATGGATTATGCTGGAGAAGATGCATTAGTCTCCCCAAGATCACCATTCCAACATCAATCAACAATGCATGTTACAAACTCTGGCATCCAACCAACGTCTGGTATATTCGGGCAGCCAACAGTCGGACTTGCCCCTCGTAGCGGTCACTCTGATCAAGCCAAAAACTCTGTTTTCTCAAATGCTCTTTCCAGCCCTGTACGCAGGAGCCTTCAGCCATATCATTTTGCTCAGGGAGGTGGGTTTTATGGAAATGGTGTCCTCCCAAGTGGGAATGCAGAATCTAGGAACCACCATGATCCAAATGAAAACCGTGGTACAAATTCTCTTGGTTCCAATGATTCATCCATGGACATTCACACCGATAGCCGGCCTCATGAATCTTATTGA